One window of Tissierellales bacterium genomic DNA carries:
- the plsY gene encoding glycerol-3-phosphate 1-O-acyltransferase PlsY, with translation MGENLIVIVISYLIGNFSSAYVLGKLFQKKDVREYGSGNAGATNALRVFGVKIGFIAFILDVLKGILAATIGNRILGYNGALLASIFVVIGHNWPILLGFQGGKGIAASFGVMLYLHWPATLICAIIAIIAITKTRYVSLGSILGAIFIPILSNVINRPFNLNFFITTTILGVMALWRHKENIQRLKSGTESKLGDKIN, from the coding sequence TTGGGAGAAAACTTAATAGTGATAGTAATTTCTTATTTAATTGGCAATTTTTCTTCTGCTTATGTACTAGGAAAATTGTTTCAAAAAAAGGATGTTAGAGAATATGGTAGTGGTAATGCTGGCGCCACTAATGCATTACGAGTATTTGGTGTAAAAATTGGATTCATTGCTTTTATTCTAGATGTGTTAAAAGGAATTTTAGCTGCTACAATAGGGAATAGAATACTAGGTTATAATGGAGCATTATTAGCCAGTATTTTTGTGGTTATAGGTCACAATTGGCCAATACTACTTGGGTTTCAAGGTGGAAAAGGAATTGCTGCTTCTTTTGGAGTAATGTTATATCTTCATTGGCCTGCTACTTTAATATGTGCCATTATAGCTATTATTGCCATTACAAAAACTAGATATGTTTCCTTAGGTTCTATATTAGGAGCAATATTTATACCTATACTAAGCAATGTTATAAACCGACCCTTTAATCTAAATTTTTTTATTACAACAACAATTTTAGGTGTAATGGCTTTGTGGAGGCATAAAGAGAATATACAAAGGTTAAAATCTGGAACTGAATCGAAACTTGGTGATAAAATTAATTGA